TCTTGGCCTATTGTTGATTATGGTAGCAACATTTCTTGTATGGATATTCGTCGTATGATGTTTTATGGATTTGAACTTTCTTGGTTTAATAGTCTTTGTCAAGATGGTTGGTACGTGTACTTCGATCACAATAACAATCCTCGTTGTAAACGTTCAGGTTTGCTCCAAACAACTCCACCTTTCTCAAAgctttcttttttgtttgacTTATTAAATGTAATGATCAATGagaattatcaattttttcatGTTATTGAATTATTTGGTAAAGTCTAGTTTAAATAGTAAATAACCATATTGTTAGACTAGATAATATATTCTAAGTTTGAATTTAGACCGCACAattgtatattaatttatttactattttatttataaaaaaaataaagtgattttGTTTAATATCTAATTTGGTCATTTTCAACTCAAAATATAGGTGAATTTTCACCGGTCGAACTAGATTtttaagattgattaaaaatttacTCCTTATTatagaattattattatcattttattagtCAAGATTTGTTCACATTAGATGTCAAATTCAATATGGTAGATGAGGTGGATTGGAGAAGATGGAAGGACGAATAGAAAATGAGAATTGATATATTTGAGTTAGGTACATTAGTTCATGTATTATTTCAAATGAGACTTTTAATCTAAACTATCCATTTTGATGTAACCATTGATATTTGTTCTTTTCACtttcacataaaaaataattctcactttatttaacaaaatatatatatatatatatatatatatataatatttgatattagAGATATAAGAATTAGTAATTAAGaccaattttaataaataaataaaaacaattttacaatgactaaaataaaagaagccaaaaataaaacaaaaacatttagaaaaataaaaatctaccaaaaaaaacatacaagaactaaaataaaataaacgtgAATTTATAGATACCAATCACATATCAAAGTCTTATTTATCATTGggtttttaaaaagtatatagaTTTCACAATCCATAGTAGTTAAAGTGAAAGCTTGTTTGTTAACTACGCATTATCATTGTTTCGTGTATGTTCTTGCAGAATACGGAAATCTTGTAGCTCTGTTTGTCGGATCTATCATCATTTTCATATGTAATCCCCTCATATTCTCTTCAATCAATTTAGGTGTGTCTCATTAAActgtgatttttttatataaaacttaaaacaaaaaaacaagaaGTTGAAGAGACATAAAacagaaaattaaatttaagtttgatttgtttttaaagaataaaGCGGCGGTGAATTTCAAACACACTAAGATGAGAATCATGACTACAATGTTGAGTTTTCTAGTCAtctaataaaatttcatttttttccctCTTTTCCATTTTTATAGGTGAACTGGGTTTTTTGCTCAGTGTTGTTAAATTTGTTCTTGGTGCGCCATTCATCATTGTACTATTAATCTACAAATGGCGACGAAGACATTTATCTATGTATGATGGCATTGAAGATTTTCTCCGTGGTGACAATAACATCATGCCTATAAGGTACTCTTACAAAGACATCAAAAGAATGACACAAAAATTTAAGACAAAACTTGGTAATGGAGGCTATGGTTCTGTTTTCAAAGGACAACTTCGTAGTGGTCGTTTTGTAGCCGTTAAATTATTGGACAAAGCCAAATCCAACGGTCAAGATTTCATTAATGAAGTTTCTACCATTGGTAGGATTCACCATGTTAACGTGGTACATCTTATTGGTTTTTGTGTGGAGGGTTCAAAACGTGCTCTTATATATGAATTCATGTCAAATGGGTCACttgaaaaatacatattttctcCTATTGAAGAAAGTTATTCTTTGAGTTGCGAAAAATTGTATGACATTTCTCTTGGAGTTGCTAGAGGCATTGAGTATTTGCATAATGGATGCAATATTAAAATTCTACACTTTGACATAAAGCCTCATAACATTCTTCTTGATGAAAATTTCAATCCAAAAGTTTCTGATTTTGGACTAGCTAGACTTTGTCCTACAAATAATAGCATTGTGTCATTAACTGCGGCAAGAGGAACTATTGGATACATGGCTCCGGAACTATTCTATAGAAATGTTGGAACAATATCTTACAAAGCAGATGTTTATAGTTTCGGGATGTTGTTAATGGAGATGGCTAGTAGAAGGCGGAACTTGAATGCATTGGATGAGCAAGAAAGCCAAATTTATTTCCCTTTTTGGGTATATGATCGGTTACATGATGGAAGGGAAGTAACATTTGAGAATGACACAAATCATGAAATGAAATTAGCAAAGAAAATGATGATTGTGGCTTTGTGGTGTATACAAACAAAACCTAGTGATCGTCCTTCAATGGATAAAGTGTTGGAGATGCTTGAAGAAGATGGGGACTTATCAATGCCAAATAAACCTTACCTTTATCCACAAGACCTACCAGTAGAGGGTAGAAATGATAGTATTAGCAACTCATCGACTTCCTATGGTACATCAATAAGTGATCCTAATGAACCAACAAAATCTGTTTTTGGTTATTAGTTGAATTACATGTCATCTATATCCTACTTTGTTGGCTCCAAACATagattaattatatgttatgatGTAGTTATTGTTCAAGTGTGAGTTGTTAgtgttgtattaatttttttttgttgaaataataaattaaatgttatatatataaaaaaagtgacACGCTTTTTAATGAtcgtaaaattatttattttgtctaCTCGTTTATCAAAGGATGGTGATATAAATTATGGCATCCATGCTCATATTTTGGTGAGTTTCTAATTCTATtacataaaattacaataattttataggAATGTTTTTGAGTTGCATTAAAACTCATTAGGTAACATAATATGAACACTAGAtatagaaaatcaataaatagaaTTTTGCATTACTCCAGTCGAATTCTCGAGTGAATTTGAACCTAGACTAGGCTTCCTTTGATGATCCAGATGCAAGCTCCTTGGTTTCAGTAAGGATGTTTGAGTTGAAAGCAACTTTAACtatattatcaatttaattataatatttatagaaaGATTTGGCTCAATCTGTTAAAGCAAATTAATGCAAATATTTCACTATCCttcgataaaaaataaaaaggaaaaaatttgGAACACCATTACCAATACCAATTtgctactatttttttttacatgagataaaaaaaaaggaacaaaaaatgaacaaaattatatttctgctactttttttttatcaaaattatatttctcCTACTTTGAAGCAACAATTGCTACAAACTTTAATTTGACTATTGTTGTTGCCTTTCCGTAATTAGTTTTTCATTTTACCATGTGGCTCAACAATCATATTAGACCACTTCTGttgggatttttttttaaaataaatataccaATTTATCCCACTTTCAAATTTAATACCAATGAATTCTATTTTTGATACTAATAGAAGATCAAATTTTCTAAAGATAATTTTACAAAGGGACGTCAATTTTTCAAAATGGCGATTTTGTgtcatattttgattttttttatattattttttttaaaagaaggaAGGTCGCCATTTGAAAGACCACATTGTGGTtcctatttttgttttgattttagttttatttgattaaaattgtaaaaaaaaaagtaattaataataaaattaattcattataattactaaaattgtaaaatgaaatacaaaaaaatatatatatatattacaaagGTCGAATAAAactattagtaatatttaaataatgcTTTTGACTATAACCAGTTATTCGACATagtctatatttttttgactaTTTCTCTTTGACGTCTATTTTTAGTCGTCTAAATATTACAAACAACTCTACTCAAGTTTTATAATATCTTGTTTGGTTTATTTGTAGTTTTGGTCTCTCCATCAAATTCTTTTATTTGACATATTATAAATGATATGTCATATGATTTCATGATATAGAATTatctaaatgtattaattattcatatgtgattatttaaattacaaaaataaaatttttctaaattaaaaaaattaagtttttatagaattttattgtgatttcatGAGTGTTAAATCATTCTACATTATTGTAGCATATGCTACACGTTATTTAAAGAATGTTAAATcgtcatttttaaattaaaaattgtaagagattaaccaaaactatcgaattaaaaataataaaactaattttgtgaattaataaaaatataatcactAAAACGGTcataattttagtaattttaattaattaattttattattgattatttttttacatttgttaATCAAATAAGACCCAAAAAAATAGGTAGTGCCATGCGGCCCTCTCAAAGAGTGACCTCCCTTCttttcaaagaaataaaaaataaaaatataaaataaaatcgaCATTTAAAAAGTTGAAGTCCTTTATAAAGTCGTGTTTTCAAAATTCGACCTCTTTCTAGTGTTAAGatatattgatatttaaatttgaaagtgGGATAgattggtgtttttttttttcaaaaaagaatcatttaaataaaaatcctACTTTTTTgtctacaaaataataaaaataaataaaagagagtcATTATTTTGTTGtctttggagaaaaaaaaagatgattttactataattaaatttctctaaaaataaattagaagaaaGAAGTATGGCTTCTTACAAACCTTATTTTGAAAAGGAGAAATAATAaggaatgaaaaaaatataataatgactaaaattggtcaaaaataaaataacacaacCGATCATAACGAATAGTGTAGTAAAAAGATAAATCTATACAACGTCGTAAGATATGGCAAGTAACACATTCAACAATAAACatgtttttacaaaataatagaaGGACAACCTTTCACCTTGTCCAAGAACAAATGACATTAATCAAAATTTCCATATAAGAAACTACACCATAGAATTTAAATCCCTGTACATAGATTATATCTAACCACTTCAAGaggatagaaaagaaaggacAGGATAACTTGAGATATAGAGAAATTAATGGAGAGGTTCGGGTTAtatatgaagaaaaagaaatgatgaaataagagagatagaaatataaattcttaaaaagtttttattttttttattaaataacgCAGCAGATTTTGATAAAACAATTGTATGCATACAATTTTAACCTCATAAAATTTTAGGCGTCGTCTTTTCAAAAA
The genomic region above belongs to Cicer arietinum cultivar CDC Frontier isolate Library 1 chromosome 4, Cicar.CDCFrontier_v2.0, whole genome shotgun sequence and contains:
- the LOC101499887 gene encoding LEAF RUST 10 DISEASE-RESISTANCEUS RECEPTOR-LIKE PROTEIN KINASE-like 2.1 isoform X1 encodes the protein MSSLTLVVVVVVLVIFSYNSVDADEQQTCSQRCGVHNITHPFRLKDSPIKCGDQRYNLSCENNNQLILYNESFGKYYVQSINYNNFTIRLLDFNLLSSNSNSNSLLPYSLGLYNFSFYTSPYVPYHEYFSNVSQTSMLFVSCPNRTVDDGGNCMNSTLYGNSFYVSSYDKSLLQLGMEDTCRIEFMYLTSWPIVDYGSNISCMDIRRMMFYGFELSWFNSLCQDGWYVYFDHNNNPRCKRSEYGNLVALFVGSIIIFICNPLIFSSINLGELGFLLSVVKFVLGAPFIIVLLIYKWRRRHLSMYDGIEDFLRGDNNIMPIRYSYKDIKRMTQKFKTKLGNGGYGSVFKGQLRSGRFVAVKLLDKAKSNGQDFINEVSTIGRIHHVNVVHLIGFCVEGSKRALIYEFMSNGSLEKYIFSPIEESYSLSCEKLYDISLGVARGIEYLHNGCNIKILHFDIKPHNILLDENFNPKVSDFGLARLCPTNNSIVSLTAARGTIGYMAPELFYRNVGTISYKADVYSFGMLLMEMASRRRNLNALDEQESQIYFPFWVYDRLHDGREVTFENDTNHEMKLAKKMMIVALWCIQTKPSDRPSMDKVLEMLEEDGDLSMPNKPYLYPQDLPVEGRNDSISNSSTSYGTSISDPNEPTKSVFGY
- the LOC101499887 gene encoding LEAF RUST 10 DISEASE-RESISTANCEUS RECEPTOR-LIKE PROTEIN KINASE-like 2.2 isoform X2 — encoded protein: MSSLTLVVVVVVLVIFSYNSVDADEQQTCSQRCGVHNITHPFRLKDSPIKCGDQRYNLSCENNNQLILYNESFGKYYVQSINYNNFTIRLLDFNLLSSNSNSNSLLPYSLGLYNFSFYTSPYVPYHEYFSNVSQTSMLFVSCPNRTVDDGGNCMNSTLYGNSFYVSSYDKSLLQLGMEDTCRIEFMYLTSWPIVDYGSNISCMDIRRMMFYGFELSWFNSLCQDGWYVYFDHNNNPRCKRSEYGNLVALFVGSIIIFICELGFLLSVVKFVLGAPFIIVLLIYKWRRRHLSMYDGIEDFLRGDNNIMPIRYSYKDIKRMTQKFKTKLGNGGYGSVFKGQLRSGRFVAVKLLDKAKSNGQDFINEVSTIGRIHHVNVVHLIGFCVEGSKRALIYEFMSNGSLEKYIFSPIEESYSLSCEKLYDISLGVARGIEYLHNGCNIKILHFDIKPHNILLDENFNPKVSDFGLARLCPTNNSIVSLTAARGTIGYMAPELFYRNVGTISYKADVYSFGMLLMEMASRRRNLNALDEQESQIYFPFWVYDRLHDGREVTFENDTNHEMKLAKKMMIVALWCIQTKPSDRPSMDKVLEMLEEDGDLSMPNKPYLYPQDLPVEGRNDSISNSSTSYGTSISDPNEPTKSVFGY
- the LOC101499887 gene encoding rust resistance kinase Lr10-like isoform X3; this encodes MSSLTLVVVVVVLVIFSYNSVDADEQQTCSQRCGVHNITHPFRLKDSPIKCGDQRYNLSCENNNQLILYNESFGKYYVQSINYNNFTIRLLDFNLLSSNSNSNSLLPYSLGLYNFSFYTSPYVPYHEYFSNVSQTSMLFVSCPNRTVDDGGNCMNSTLYGNSFYVSSYDKSLLQLGMEDTCRIEFMYLTSWPIVDYGSNISCMDIRRMMFYGFELSWFNSLCQDGWYVYFDHNNNPRCKRSGELGFLLSVVKFVLGAPFIIVLLIYKWRRRHLSMYDGIEDFLRGDNNIMPIRYSYKDIKRMTQKFKTKLGNGGYGSVFKGQLRSGRFVAVKLLDKAKSNGQDFINEVSTIGRIHHVNVVHLIGFCVEGSKRALIYEFMSNGSLEKYIFSPIEESYSLSCEKLYDISLGVARGIEYLHNGCNIKILHFDIKPHNILLDENFNPKVSDFGLARLCPTNNSIVSLTAARGTIGYMAPELFYRNVGTISYKADVYSFGMLLMEMASRRRNLNALDEQESQIYFPFWVYDRLHDGREVTFENDTNHEMKLAKKMMIVALWCIQTKPSDRPSMDKVLEMLEEDGDLSMPNKPYLYPQDLPVEGRNDSISNSSTSYGTSISDPNEPTKSVFGY